Part of the Peptococcaceae bacterium genome, TATTCATTTGCCCCAGCGCGTATGCGCGCATATCAATGTATATTATAATTCGTTTTTTCCGCTTTAACAACCCCTTGAAAACTGTTCAATACGATTCGCCGCACAGCCTTTTAATCAGGGCAATTTCCCCGGCGTAACCCTCGTTATCGTTAGGTGTCTCCAGGATAAGGGGTATTCCCCGCAAATCCCTGTCGCAGGCTATTTCCTTGATAACCTCCAGACCAAGAACGCCCTCGCCGAGTTTGGCATGGCGGTCGCGTCTTGAGCCGGTTGGGAACACGGAATCATTGAGGTGCACAACTTTCAACCTTCCCAGGCCGATTTTGCGGTCAAACTCTTCTTTCACTTTTTTCCACTTCGAAAGGTCATAACCGGCCGCAGTAAGATGGCAAGTATCCAGGCAAATGCCCAGCTGCGGGTGATTGCCGCACTCTTCGAGAATAGCGCGAAGCTGGTCAAAGCTATGGCCCAGTTCGGATCCTTCCCCAGCCATCCCTTCGATGAGAATGCTCACGTCCCCCGGAAGAACCGGCAGGAGCTCCCTAAGCCCCTGCCCAACAAGCATCAGGCCAGTTTTTTCTTCCTGCCCGCCGTGGGTCCCCGGGTGCAGCACAAGATACGGCGCTTTCATTTGACTAGCCCTGAGCATATCATCCTTTAAAGTGCTGATGGTGAATTCTCTTACCTCTGACCTGGGCGATGCCAGGTTATATGTATAGGGCGCGTGGGCCACAATAGGCCCGAATTTATGTTCTTCCATCAGCACGAAGCCCTTTTCGAGGTCGTTTTCCTCCAGCCGCCTGGCGCTGCCGCCGCGGGGATTTCTGGTAAAAAACTGAAACGTATTTGCCGTCATTTCCGCTGCTGCGGCTGCTGCTCCCGACAGTCCCCTGGAGATGGAGACATGCGCGCCGATAATCATGAAAGGACTCCCTCTTTCCAAACTAATGCTTTTGTTCCAGTTCAAGCAGCCAGGCCTTTCTGGCAATGCCCGCTCCGTATCCGACCAGCCGCCCGTCATGCCCTACCACCCTGTGGCAGGGAACTATAACGGCCAGCGGATTGCGGTTGCTGGCCTGGCCCACAGCGCGGCAGGCTCTGGGACTGCCGGTCCTTTTAGCCAGCTCCCCGTAGCTGATCCTCTCGCCGTATGGTATGCCGGCCATTTCACACCAAACCTTTTCCTGAAAAGACGTTCCGCTAAAAGAGTAAGGGATCTGGAAAACCTTGAGTCCTCCCCGGAAATAAGCTGCAAATTCGCTGCCGGCCCAGGTAAGAAGCGGCGTGTTTTTACCAACAAGCTCGAATCCTGCCGGGATAAAATTCTGTTCCCCATCGTGAAAACCGGCAAAACGCAAGCACTTTTCATCGGCTATCAACCTAAAAGTGCCCAGAGGGCTGTCGATATCCCGGTAATACAGCGTTTCTTTCTTTTTTATCCCCGCCACGGCAGGACTTCCCTCCTATCACCCGCACATCCCGCGATAAATAAGGTAAAGCGCGCTCCATAACGCCGCTGCTCCCAGCAGCCTGTATAACCAGGTTTTGAATTTTTTCGAGCGGGTTATCCCGTGATAAACCGCTGCGGCACCCAGGACCCCCAAGGCTACGCTGGCCAGCGCCAGAAAATATCCCCAGGTTGTCGGCTCCCGCAAGCCCCACTCGACTTTCATGCTCCTGGCAATCAAAAAAGCAAAGACCACAAGAACAGGCGCCAGAACATATTTTCTTTTTCTTTCCTTTGCCTGGTAACAACCTTCGCATATCCAGCGGGCGTGAAAAACGTTGTGCCAGCGGTTCACCGCATGTTTATGCGTTTCGCAAATTGCCAGCCCGCAGATGCCGCAGCGCTCCGTGGCTTTTTCTTCGCAGTAATGGCAGCGTGCCATCCCGGTCAGCCTCCCGTTCATATTGTCAACAGCTCGAATGGTTTGCTATAAACCGCCTTCCAGGATAAACTCCAATAAATCCTGCAGCGACCCCTCGCGGTCCGCCTGCGTCGATGACCTGCCTTTATCGACCAAGTAATCGGTTACCAGGAACGTCCTGACGCCCAGTTCGCCTGCCGCCAGGTCCTCTTCGCGGTCATTGCCGACCATCCAGCAGTCTTCCGGCTTCAGACCCAGCCTCTCAAAAATATCCCGGTAATAGAGAAGGTTAGGCTTGCAGGCGCGGCTTGTCTCATAGCTGGTCACGAGCCGCCAGGGGAAACGATCTATACCTGCCCAGCGCATCCGTTCTTCAACGGCCGCGAGCGGGAAAAGGGGGTTTGTCGCCAGGACCACCTCCCGGCCGGCGGCGAGGACGGCTTCCACGACGCGCGAGGGTAACCCGCTTGGTTTGACACATTTCTTAAGTTTCTTGAATTCAGTGGAGTAGAACCTTTCCAAAACCGGATAAACATCTTCCTTTTCCAATTTCAACGCGGGAAGAAAATGTTTCATGAAGAGTTCCTCATTTGTACAGGACCCGTCGTTCCGCATCATGATCGCGGTGCATCTTAAGAGTTCTTCGATAAAGGCCTCCGGGCTGGCCAAACAGGAGCAGTAACTAGAAATTGCCTCCAGGTAAGACTTGAAAAACTCGTTGAACTCAACCGGCAAAAGCGTCCCGTCGAGATCGAAAAGCACAGCCTTCATGTGATCCTCCAACATCTGAAATCACATTCATTATAAACGATTAAACTCAAACAAGAAACACCCCCTTTTTGAGGGAGTGTTTCTTGTTTGAGTTTAATCTTCTCCCGGTTCATCCGCAGCGGCATTTTTTTTGGGAAATTCATATATCCTGCACTCTTCTTTTTTTAAACTGTCACTTTCGTGCTTCTGGACAGCCTGTTCAAAAACGTCCCCGCTGGCCAGGTTGATAATCCGTGTAATTTCGTTGATTCCGTCAACATCATTCTCCACCACAAACTCACCGGCAGGGGATCTCAGGTCGATCAGGTTGTTGATCAATGCCTGCAGCATTTCTTTGGACAGAGTTATACGAACATGCGCCATGCGGTACTCCCCCAAAAAGGTGTTTCTAATTCATTATAGAAAAGAACGTGTTAAGTGCTACTTAAAAATGAACTAAAAATGATAACGACCCGTC contains:
- a CDS encoding deoxyribonuclease IV, which produces MIIGAHVSISRGLSGAAAAAAEMTANTFQFFTRNPRGGSARRLEENDLEKGFVLMEEHKFGPIVAHAPYTYNLASPRSEVREFTISTLKDDMLRASQMKAPYLVLHPGTHGGQEEKTGLMLVGQGLRELLPVLPGDVSILIEGMAGEGSELGHSFDQLRAILEECGNHPQLGICLDTCHLTAAGYDLSKWKKVKEEFDRKIGLGRLKVVHLNDSVFPTGSRRDRHAKLGEGVLGLEVIKEIACDRDLRGIPLILETPNDNEGYAGEIALIKRLCGESY
- a CDS encoding HAD family hydrolase; the encoded protein is MKAVLFDLDGTLLPVEFNEFFKSYLEAISSYCSCLASPEAFIEELLRCTAIMMRNDGSCTNEELFMKHFLPALKLEKEDVYPVLERFYSTEFKKLKKCVKPSGLPSRVVEAVLAAGREVVLATNPLFPLAAVEERMRWAGIDRFPWRLVTSYETSRACKPNLLYYRDIFERLGLKPEDCWMVGNDREEDLAAGELGVRTFLVTDYLVDKGRSSTQADREGSLQDLLEFILEGGL
- a CDS encoding methylated-DNA--[protein]-cysteine S-methyltransferase, with amino-acid sequence MAGIKKKETLYYRDIDSPLGTFRLIADEKCLRFAGFHDGEQNFIPAGFELVGKNTPLLTWAGSEFAAYFRGGLKVFQIPYSFSGTSFQEKVWCEMAGIPYGERISYGELAKRTGSPRACRAVGQASNRNPLAVIVPCHRVVGHDGRLVGYGAGIARKAWLLELEQKH